A window of Mangifera indica cultivar Alphonso chromosome 11, CATAS_Mindica_2.1, whole genome shotgun sequence contains these coding sequences:
- the LOC123228578 gene encoding amino acid permease 3: MKMAENTGNKSHLLHNQVFDLSLDMPIQGGSKCLDDDGRVKRTGTVWTASAHIITAVIGSGVLSLAWATAQLGWIAGPTVMMLFSFVTYYTSTLLAACYRSGDPVNGKRNYTYMDAVRSNLGGIKFKICGLVQYLNLFGVAIGYTIASSISMMAIERSNCFHSSGGKNPCHMNSNPYMIGFGVAQIIFSQIPDFNQLWWLSIVAAVMSFTYSTIGLGLGIGKVAETGTFRGSLTGISIGTVTETQKIWRSFQALGDIAFAYSYSIILIEIQDTVKSPPSEEKTMKKASLVSVGVTTLFYMLCGCFGYAAFGDLSPGNLLTGFGFYNPYWLLDIANAAIVIHLVGAYQVYCQPLFAFIEKQATARYPDSDFINKEIKIPIPGFRPFSLNLFRLVWRTCFVILTTVISMLLPFFNDIVGLLGALGFWPLTVYFPVEMYITQKKIPKWSMRWLCLQILSFACLVITIAAAAGSIAGVVLDLESYKPFATNY, encoded by the exons ATGAAG ATGGCTGAGAACACTGGCAACAAGAGCCACCTACTTCATAACCAAGTGTTTGATCTTTCCCTCGACATGCCTATTCAAGGCGGCTCCAAGTGCTTGGATGATGACGGCCGCGTCAAGCGAACTG GGACTGTTTGGACAGCAAGTGCTCACATAATAACAGCAGTGATAGGCTCGGGAGTTCTGTCTCTGGCTTGGGCCACAGCTCAGCTTGGATGGATTGCAGGGCCAACTGTGAtgatgttgttttcttttgtcaCTTACTACACTTCTACTTTACTGGCTGCTTGCTACCGTTCAGGGGATCCTGTCAATGGCAAGAGAAATTATACTTACATGGACGCTGTTCGATCCAACCTTG GtggaattaaatttaagatatgtGGGCTTGTTCAATACCTGAATCTTTTTGGTGTTGCCATTGGCTACACAATTGCATCATCCATTAGCATGAt GGCTATTGAAAGGTCAAATTGCTTTCACAGCAGCGGCGGCAAGAATCCATGCCATATGAATAGCAATCCTTATATGATTGGTTTTGGTGTAGCACAAattattttctctcaaattcCTGACTTTAATCAGCTATGGTGGCTCTCCATTGTTGCTGCAGTCATGTCCTTCACTTACTCAACAATTGGTCTCGGTCTTGGCATTGGTAAAGTTGCAG AAACTGGAACTTTCAGAGGAAGTTTGACTGGTATAAGCATTGGCACCGTCACCGAAACTCAAAAGATCTGGAGGAGCTTCCAAGCTCTTGGAGACATAGCGTTTGCCTATTCTTACTCCATCATCCTCATTGAAATTCAG GACACAGTTAAATCCCCACCATCAGAAGAAAAGACAATGAAAAAGGCATCACTAGTGAGTGTTGGAGTAACAACTTTATTCTACATGCTCTGCGGCTGCTTTGGCTATGCTGCTTTTGGAGACTTGTCACCTGGAAATCTCCTCACTGGTTTCGGTTTCTATAACCCATACTGGTTGCTTGACATAGCCAATGCTGCCATTGTTATCCACCTTGTTGGAGCATACCAAGTTTACTGCCAGCCCCTCTTCGCATTCATCGAGAAACAAGCTACTGCAAGATACCCAGACAGTGACTTTATCAACAAGGAAATTAAAATCCCAATTCCAGGGTTTAGACCCTTCAGTCTCAACCTCTTCCGGTTGGTTTGGAGGACATGTTTTGTGATCCTAACCACTGTGATTTCGATGCTTCTTCCGTTCTTTAACGACATCGTTGGTCTCCTTGGAGCTCTAGGATTTTGGCCACTCACAGTGTACTTCCCTGTTGAGATGTACATAACACAAAAGAAGATACCAAAATGGAGCATGAGATGGCTTTGCCTCCAAATCCTAAGCTTCGCTTGCCTTGTTATCACCATTGCTGCCGCTGCTGGGTCTATTGCAGGAGTTGTTCTTGACCTCGAGTCTTATAAGCCCTTCGCGACCAACTACTAA